A section of the Humulus lupulus chromosome 2, drHumLupu1.1, whole genome shotgun sequence genome encodes:
- the LOC133817380 gene encoding phosphoenolpyruvate carboxylase, housekeeping isozyme-like, with protein sequence MSNRNLEKMASIDAQLRLLAPGKVSEDDKLIEYDALLCDRFLDILQDLHGEDLRETVQDCYELSAEYEGNQDPKKLEELGNVLTSLDPGDSIVVAKSFSHMLNLANLAEEVQIAYRRRIKLKKGDFADENSATTESDIEETIKKLVGQLKKSPQEVFDALKNQTVDLVLTAHPTQSVRRSLLQKHGRIRNCLTQLYAKDITPDDKQELDEALQREIQAAFRTDEIRRTAPTPQDEMRAGMSYFHETIWKGVPKFLRRVDTALKNIGIEERVPYNAPLIQFSSWMGGDRDGNPRVTPEVTRDVCLLARMMAANLYFSQIEDLMFELSMWRCNDELRARAAELHRSSKKDAKHYIEFWKQIPPNEPYRVILGGVRDKLYYTRERARHLLTNGVSDIPEDTTFTNVEQFLECLELCYRSLCSCGDRPIADGSLLDFMRQVSTFGLSLVRLDIRQESDRHTDVMDAITKHLDIGSYRDWPEERRQEWLLSELSGKRPLFGPDLPKTEEIADVLDTFNVIAELPSDSFGAYIISMATSPSDVLAVELLQRECHVKEPLRVVPLFEKLADLEAAPAAVARLFSIDWYRNRINGKQEVMIGYSDSGKDAGRLSAAWQLYKAQEELIKVAKQFGVKLTMFHGRGGTVGRGGGPTHLAILSQPPDTIHGSLRVTVQGEVIEQSFGEEHLCFRTLQRFTAATLEHGMHPPISPKPEWRALMDEMAVIATEEYRSVVFQEPRFVEYFRLATPELEYGRMNIGSRPSKRKPSGGIESLRAIPWIFAWTQTRFHLPVWLGFGAAFRHVIAKDVKNLHMLQEMYNQWPFFRVTIDLVEMVFAKGDPRIAALYDKLLVSDDLWSFGERLRAMYNETKHLLLQVAGHKELLEGDPYLRQRLRLRDSYTTTLNVCQVYTLKRIRDPNYNVKLRPHLSKESMESTNKPAAELVKLNPTSEYPPGLEDTLILTMKGIAAGMQNTG encoded by the exons ATGAGTAATCGAAACTTGGAGAAGATGGCTTCCATTGATGCCCAACTTAGACTGTTGGCTCCTGGCAAGGTTTCCGAAGATGACAAGCTAATTGAGTATGATGCTCTCTTGTGTGATCGGTTCCTTGATATTCTCCAGGATTTACATGGCGAAGATCTCAGAGAAACG GTTCAAGATTGTTATGAGCTCTCTGCTGAGTATGAAGGGAATCAAGACCCCAAGAAGCTAGAGGAACTTGGGAATGTGTTGACTAGTTTGGACCCTGGGGACTCTATTGTGGTTGCTAAATCATTTTCTCACATGCTTAACTTGGCCAACTTGGCTGAGGAAGTTCAGATAGCTTATAGAAGAAGGATTAAACTTAAGAAGGGAGACTTTGCTGACGAGAATTCGGCTACTACTGAATCTGACATTGAAGAGACCATCAAGAAACTTGTGGGGCAACTGAAGAAGTCCCCACAAGAAGTTTTTGATGCCCTGAAGAACCAGACTGTGGACTTGGTCTTAACTGCTCATCCTACTCAGTCTGTCCGTAGATCTTTGCTTCAGAAGCATGGAAG GATAAGGAATTGTTTGACTCAATTGTATGCTAAGGATATAACTCCTGATGATAAGCAGGAACTTGATGAAGCTTTACAAAGGGAG ATTCAAGCTGCCTTTCGTACGGATGAAATTCGAAGGACTGCTCCAACTCCACAAGACGAGATGCGAGCTGGAATGAGCTACTTTCATGAGACAATCTGGAAAGGTGTGCCAAAATTCTTGCGTCGAGTGGACACTGCTCTGAAAAACATAGGAATAGAGGAACGTGTTCCTTACAATGCCCCTCTTATCCAATTTTCTTCCTGGATGGGTGGTGATCGTGATG GAAATCCCAGGGTAACTCCAGAAGTTACAAGGGATGTTTGCTTGCTGGCAAGAATGATGGCTGCTAACTTGTACTTTTCCCAGATTGAGGATCTTATGTTTGAG TTATCTATGTGGCGCTGCAATGATGAGCTGCGTGCTCGTGCTGCTGAACTTCACAGGTCCTCAAAGAAAGATGCGAAACATTATATAG AGTTCTGGAAACAGATTCCTCCAAATGAGCCCTATCGTGTTATCCTTGGTGGTGTAAGGGACAAACTTTATTACACTCGTGAACGTGCTCGCCACCTACTAACCAATGGAGTCTCTGACATTCCTGAGGACACAACCTTTACTAATGTTGAGCAG TTCTTGGAGTGTCTTGAACTATGCTACAGATCACTCTGCTCTTGTGGTGATCGTCCTATAGCAGATGGAAGCCTTCTGGATTTCATGCGACAAGTTTCTACATTTGGGCTTTCGCTTGTCAGACTTGACATCAGGCAAGAATCTGACAGGCACACTGATGTCATGGATGCGATCACAAAGCACCTTGATATTGGATCTTACCGTGACTGGCCTGAGGAACGAAGACAAGAATGGCTATTGTCTGAATTAAGTGGAAAGCGCCCACTTTTCGGCCCAGACCTTCCGAAAACTGAAGAAATTGCTGATGTCTTGGACACATTCAATGTCATTGCTGAGCTTCCCTCCGACAGCTTTGGTGCCTACATCATTTCTATGGCAACTTCCCCCTCTGATGTGCTTGCTGTCGAGCTTTTGCAGCGTGAATGCCATGTCAAGGAGCCACTGAGGGTTGTCCCATTGTTTGAAAAGCTTGCTGATCTTGAGGCTGCTCCAGCCGCTGTTGCTCGTCTCTTCTCAATTGATTGGTACAGAAATCGGATCAATGGCAAGCAAGAAGTTATGATTGGCTACTCAGATTCGGGTAAGGATGCAGGACGTCTCTCTGCAGCTTGGCAGCTATACAAGGCTCAAGAAGAGCTCATCAAGGTGGCCAAACAATTCGGGGTTAAGCTTACCATGTTCCATGGGAGAGGTGGGACTGTTGGAAGAGGAGGTGGACCAACTCACCTTGCTATATTGTCTCAACCGCCTGACACCATCCATGGTTCCCTTCGTGTGACTGTTCAAGGTGAAGTCATCGAGCAATCTTTTGGGGAGGAGCACTTGTGCTTTAGAACCCTCCAGCGTTTCACAGCAGCAACACTCGAGCATGGAATGCACCCCCCTATATCACCGAAGCCAGAGTGGCGAGCTCTCATGGATGAGATGGCAGTTATAGCCACAGAAGAGTACCGTTCTGTAGTCTTTCAGGAACCTCGGTTTGTTGAGTACTTCCGCCTC GCAACTCCAGAGTTGGAGTATGGTCGAATGAACATCGGCAGCCGTCCATCCAAACGAAAGCCGAGTGGAGGCATCGAATCGCTCCGTGCAATCCCATGGATTTTCGCATGGACACAGACGAGGTTTCACTTGCCGGTGTGGCTTGGTTTTGGGGCAGCATTTAGGCACGTGATTGCAAAGGATGTGAAGAACCTTCACATGCTTCAGGAGATGTACAACCAGTGGCCTTTCTTCAGGGTCACCATTGATTTAGTTGAGATGGTGTTCGCCAAAGGAGACCCCAGAATTGCTGCTCTGTATGATAAACTCCTTGTCTCAGACGATCTTTGGTCATTTGGAGAACGATTGAGGGCCATGTATAATGAAACCAAACACCTTCTCCTCCAG GTTGCTGGGCACAAAGAACTTCTAGAAGGAGACCCCTACTTGAGACAAAGACTTCGTCTTCGTGATTCCTACACAACCACTCTGAATGTGTGCCAAGTTTATACTCTCAAGCGAATCCGTGACCCGAATTATAATGTGAAATTGAGGCCACATTTGTCCAAAGAAAGCATGGAGTCGACCAACAAACCAGCAGCGGAGCTTGTGAAGCTCAACCCCACCAGTGAGTATCCGCCTGGTCTTGAAGACACTCTTATTTTGACAATGAAGGGTATTGCCGCCGGTATGCAAAACACCGGTTAG
- the LOC133813965 gene encoding uncharacterized protein LOC133813965, which yields MRFGKKGKLSLLVIGPFKILERVGEVAYRLALPPALSNVHDVFHISLLRKYIPNPSHVLNYEPLEVEQDITYEEKSIQILDRKEKELRNKKISLVKVLWGSSNIEEITREREEEMRSKYPDLFG from the coding sequence ATGAGGTTTGGAAAAAAAGGGAAATTAAGTCTGTTAGTTATTGGACCCTTTAAAATACTTGAGAGGGTGGGAGAAGTAGCCTATAGACTTGCGTTACCACCAGCATTGTCAAATGTGCACGATGTTTTCCATATTTCGTTGTTAAGAAAGTATATTCCAAATCCTTCCCATGTGTTGAAttacgagccactggaggttgAGCAAGACATAACATATGAAGAAAAGTCAATCCAGATTCTAGATAGAAAAGAAAAAGAGTTAAGAAATAAGAAGATTTCTTTGGTAAAAGTGTTATGGGGAAGTTCAAATATTGAAGAAATAACAagggaaagagaagaagaaatgagATCAAAGTATCCAGACTtatttgggtaa
- the LOC133813966 gene encoding uncharacterized protein LOC133813966: MGRIGPMTYSQVVERVLGAEQQEENITRVRAFNNRKDSQSNRDSNGNKRSGKDFHPKSYQNKKPKNDQQNKQFRQQQWARCQKCGKNHLGECRETTKGCYKCGKDDHFIKNCPLWKNQPKNEEPQKTNARIFAISHTDAEASNPVVSSEISIVSIPTYALIDSGATHSFASMTYAKRLGRSSEKLSEWFSTMLPSGEILYSSIYIDGRELYVDQVVLEMHDYDVILGMDWLSKYNATIDCRRKIVLFKPYNEDPFMFVGTLSRTTIPLISTMKTKRLLEGGCTGFLANVTDISMEQKLKPDDVPIV, encoded by the coding sequence ATGGGGCGTATTGGGCCTATGACTTACTCCCAGGTTGTAGAAAGAGTTTTGGGAGCTGAACAACAAGAAGAAAATATTACACGAGTTCGAGCATTCAATAATCGTAAGGATTCTCAGTCTAATAGGGATTCAAACGGTAATAAACGAAGTGGTAAAGATTTCCATCCTAAGTCATATCAAAATAAAAAGCCTAAGAATGACCAACAAAACAAGCAGTTCAGGCAACAACAGTGGGCACGATGTCAGAAATGTGGTAAAAATCATCTAGGGGAATGTAGGGAAACAACTAAAGGTTGTTACAAATGTGGCAAAGATGATCATTTTATCAAGAATTGCCCTTTGTGGAAGAATCAACCAAAGAATGAGGAACCACAGAAGACCAATGCAAGGATATTTGCAATTTCTCATACTGATGCGGAGGCTAGTAACCCAGTAGTATCGAGTGAGATTTCTATAGTTAGCATTCCCACTTATGCATTAATAGATTCAGGTGCCACACATTCATTTGCGTCCATGACATATGCAAAAAGATTAGGGAGATCATCTGAAAAATTGTCAGAATGGTTTAGCACAATGTTACCATCCGGGGAGATATTATACTCTTCAATTTATATTGATGGTAGAGAATTATATGTTGATCAAGTGGTGTtagaaatgcatgattatgatgtgatactgggtatggattggctttcCAAGTATAATGCTAcaattgattgtagaaggaaaatTGTGCTATTCAAGCCTTATAATGAGGATCCCTTTATGTTTGTTGGCACATTATCAAGGACTACTATACCTTTGATCTCGACAATGAAGACGAAAAGGTTATTAGAAGGTGGTTGTACTGGGTTCCTTGCTAATGTGACAGATATTTCTATGGAACAAAAGTTGAAACCTGATGATGTACCGATAGTTTGA